GCCATAGACTGGCAGTTCGGCATCGAGTCTGGGGATCACCAGTGAGCCCCAGACTTTCGAGTGGACGGCCGAGTCTGGGGCTCACCCGTGAGCCATAGACTCAGTCCTCGTCGACGCTCAGAATGTCCATGTCGAGGACGTCCGGCGGCACGGTGAGCCGGTACTCGTCGGCCGATTTCGCCCACCGGTTTCCCTGCCGCGTGCGCTCGACGAACCCCGCCTCCCGCAGCCACGCCAGACCGCGTTTCACGGTCGCTGTGGACGTGTCGGTGACCCGCGCGAGCCGGTCCACACCCGGCCTGATCGACGAGCCGTCCGCGTCTGCGTACGTTGCCAGCACCAGCCCCAGATACTTGTGCGCCTTCGGCATTCGGACTCGGCGCACCACCCGCTCCCAAGCGAACCGCTCGATCGGCTCGGGTGACGGGTCCATACACGCGTCCTCTCACTCGTCGTCCCGCCCCCAGCCCGATCAAGGCCCGACTTCTTGTGCCGCAACGATGGTCGGGAACTGGGACAGCAACCCGCTCCGGTACCCCGTGGTCTCGAACCGGTACGTGCGGCCCTCACGGAGCGATCCGTAGAGGTCGGCCGACCGGTTGCCGGACACCCAGTTGTCGGTGACGGTGAACGTCCCGCACGTGGTGTACACGCGCATGTCGCTGGCCTGCTTACCGTCCCGGACGGTCGTGGTGCGGTCCTTCCCGTCGACCAGGCACCGGTCGTGGACCTGCCGCCCGCATCCCGGGAGTAGCAGCAGACCCGCCGCAGCGGCGACAGCCACCCAGCGAGCGCGGCCGCGGTTCGTTCCCTGCCGGCAGTCGTGGCACAGCTGGCCGTGCGCGTTGATAGGCCGGCCGCACCGCGTGCACGTCGGCGGGCTACTCGGCATCGTCGTCGGGTTCGTCGTCGAACAGAGTGGGGCCCTCGTCGTCCCGATCGGGCATCGTGCCGCCGACGTGGACGTCGACGACCTCCATGATCGCGACGAGCCGGATCTCGCCGTCCTTCATCCGCTCCCGCTCCTGCTTCTTGCAGCGCGCACGGACGGTGAACACGACTTCCTCGTCGAGGTCCGGCGGGTCTTCCAGGCTGTCGCGAGACATGCCGTTGAACCGGAGCCGCGCGGCTTCGATCAGGGGTTGTTGAGCGTTCATGCTGGGTTGTCTCCGTTCGTGTTTCAGCGGGTGGTCTGGTCGATGGTGCGGGCGAAGTACCCGCCGAACGCGGCGACCTTCTTGAGGTCCGCGGCGGCGAGCACGATCGACTGTTCGCCGGCGTCCGGGTCGCCGACCGTGACCGGCTCACCGCGGTCGCGAGCGCCGGCCACCATCGCTAGGAACTCCGGCAGTGCGTCGACAGGGACGACGCATTCGGCGGCGGTCTCCTCCTCGAGGAACACGACACCCAGGTAGCCGAGCGTGTCGTCCTCGACGAGCTGCATCACGAGCTGGTCGTTGATCCGGGCCATCAGCTGTGGCCCTTCTCAGCGTCCTTGGCCTGCTCGGCCTGCAGGAACTGGATCAGCTCGGCAGCCTCGGCGTGGCTGAGGTCGCCGGGCTTGGTGATGTCGCGGCGGACCTGCCCGCTGAGCCAGGTCAGCCATTCGCCTTTCGGTGTGCCCTCTTTCGTGAGGAGCTGGCCGAGGGTGCGGACCTGCGTCGAGGTGCTGCTACCTGGCTGCTGGTTGTCCGGTTTCTCGCCCGCTTCCGAGGGTGGGTCGGTGATGCCGAGAGCGTCGCGGACGCCGGCGGTGCCCCGCCGCGGTGCGCGCTGCCCGGTCTCCGGGGTGGTATCGACACCCTGCACGACACCGTCCTCGTCGACGACGACGTGCGCGGCGTCCTCGAGCACCAGGTCCGCGAAGTCGTCGGGGTACGCCTTGCGCCACGCTGCTGCCTCGGTGCACTTGCCGATCTGGTTGGCCGGCATCTTCGACCACATGCTGTTCGGGCGGTTCGCGCCGTCGACCTTCACCGTCTGGACGTACTCGGCGTACATGCACACGGCGGTGTGCTCGACGCCGTCGGCGACGATCGTGACCTTCGCCGCCGCTGGCGGCTCGGTGCCCATCCAGGCGTCTTCCCAGCCGGTTTCGGTGCCGCGCCAGAGCCACGCCTTTGTTTCGGGCTTCGGGTGGCCGAGCTTGCGGGCGGCGCGTTGCCCGTTCAGCCGGTAGCCGTCGATGCCGGTCTGGATCGTGTACTTGGTGACCCACCGGACGACCTTGCGTTTCTGCCCGTCCGGCTCGTCTGGGTTGACCGGCTCGTAGGTGGCGACCTGGGTGTTGCGGCCGATCATGTAGATCTGCCGCGAGAACGGGTCGAGGCCGGTGACCTGGCAGCGGTGGAAGAACAGGTCGACATCCTCTTGCGAGGCGTCCTCGATCCCGAGCTGGCGCAGCACGGCCAGTTGGCGCGGCGTGAACTCGCGCTGGCCGGGGGCGATGACGAGCTCGCTGGACACTTCGCGGACCGCGGGGACGGGTGCAGCGGGTTGCGGGTTCAGCAGGTCCGCGGCCGGGTCGGCTGTTGCCCCCTCTCGCACGTCGGTTGTCGTGGTGGTGGGGTCTGTCACTTCGCGAGTCCTCTCAGATCGGTTGTGCTGGTCTTGGTTTCGGGGTAGAGCGACACACTGCCCCGGCTGGACGGCTGGCGTCTCGCGACCTTGAGCTCGTTGGGGACGCCGGCGAGGAGGCCGCTGGCGATGCCGCGTTGCGCGTTGCCCATCTGCTCGAGCACCCGGGTCTTGAGCCCGGTAAGCCGCTTCTTGGCGTCCTTCTCGGCGCGGTCGGCGTCGAGCCAGTCGGCGGCCAGCGCGGGGTCGATGACAGCGGTCGATCCGTCGATGTCGGGATGTAGCTCCCGGACCGCCTCGTAGGTGGCGGTCGAATCGTCCAGCGGCGGCGGGTCATCCGCTTGCAGGGAGTCCCAGAACTGTTGGCAGCGTTGCTCGATGTGCATGCACACGACGGGGTCGTACGGGATCACGTAGGTGTGCCACCGGAAGTACGGGCCCATCACCATCAGGTGAGCGGGGAGCCGGGTGTAGCCGGAGATGTGCATCTCGGCGAGCACCTGCACCGCGTAATCGGCTGGCGCACTGTCGAGATCGGTGAAGTAGTCGCCCCAATCCGACAGGTCGCGGGCGGTCTTGAACTGCACCACCCGGCGGGCGCGGCCGCGGCGGCCGCGGCGGTCGAGGGTGGCGACGGCCGGGAATCCGAGGTCCGCGCGGACCTGCACCTCGCCCGGCGACAGCTGCCAGCCCGGGTTTTCGCGGCACCACAGGTAGGCGAGCGCCGGCTCGTAGGCGTGGCCGGCGGCGAACACGTCGCTGTCCGGCTCGTCCGGCACAAGCCCTTTCATCCGGTGCCACAACCGGTACGCCGATTCCCACCTGGACAGGCCGAGGATCGCGGCGACCTTCGACGGTGAGATCAGCCGCCGATGCTCGGTTGATCCGGGCTCGATCATGCGACCGCTCCCGCGCGCCGGTACCTGGTGACGGCGCGCTGTGTGACGCCGAGCCGGTCGGCGATCCGCTTCGCGGACAGGCCGGCAGCGGTCAGCTCCGCCACCCGCTCGATCCGCTCCCGCCGGGTCGAGGCCGCGGTGTGCCTGGACCGAACCGGTTCGGTGTCCGGATCGTCGATCGTGTCCTCGTCCCATTCGAGCGGCAGCGGCCAGTCGTGGCGGGCGGCGTGCCGGCGAGCCCGAACGGAGGGACCGGGCCGCATCTGCAATTCGGCGTACAGCTTCGCGATGTCGTCGGCGCGCCGCGCCGTGACGCGGTCGGCGTGCAGGGTTCGACCGACGTGCGACACGGTCGTGCCGAGCCGGTGGGCGAGTTCGGTGTGGGTCCAGCCGGCGGCGACGAGCGCCCGGAGGCGGCGACGGGCGCCGGTCGCGTCGACGAGCGCGCCGCGCGCGGCCACCTGAGCGGGGTCGCCGGGGATCGGGACAGCGAGGACCGCGCGGGCGGTGCCGGCCATCACGTAGGCCGGGGGTGGTGTGCCGCGTTCGGGGCGGCCGAGACGCAGCGCTGAGAGTGCGGTGCGGGACACCCCGGCTCGGGCGCGGATCACGGCCAGCGACATGCCGGCCGCCCGCAGGGCGGCGACGTGCGCGCGGACGGGGTCGGCGGGGACACGCTGCGACTCCCAGCGGCCGTACGCGATGTCCCGTTCGCGGCGGGTCCCGTAGCAGGCGGCGCACAGTCCGCGTCTCAGGCGCGGCGACGACCGACCGCACCGGTCACACGCGGCGGTCACCGAGCTACCGCCGGTGGGTATTCATCCCAGGTGCGGCCGTCCAGCTCGCGGCCGGCCAGCCGCTTCCCGATCCGGTATGCGCCGACACCGCCGCCGAAGTCGTGCACGTTCGGCGACGAGACCGCGAGCTGCCCACCGACAACGGGGCTGCCGGTGTAGTAGGCACCGCCGGACATCGTGTCGTCGGCGACGACACGGCCGGGGTACCACTCGCCCCACTGCTTGAAGTGGAACGCGGCGCGGCTGGTGGCGCACTGGTCGCGCAGTGACCGCGCCCAGTCGGGATGCATCGGGCGTGCGCCGGTCCCGGACTCGCCGCCAGCGATGACCCAGTCGATGCAGTCCTCGTAGGGCGGGTAGCAGGTGCACACGTCCTCGGCGCGGTACGCGCACGTCGAATCATGCAGCCAACCAGCGAGATCGAGCGGCCCGAGCAGCGGCTCAGCGGACACGAACCGGATCGCGAGCGGGGTGTCGAGCAGGATCGGTATCCGGTTCTCGGCCCACTGCTGCGACTCGACGGACACGCCACCCCATACGTTCGGCAGTGGCCACCGCCAGGACGGCGGTTGCTGCGGGCGCTCGATCCATTTGCGGTGCACCAGTTCCACGAAATTGGCGGACCGCAGGAGCGCCCGCATCCGCGCTGGCCGCTTGGTAAGCACCTGGAACGTGTGCCGGCGCGACGCGGCCATCCGCGCCCAGACCTGGGCGATGTAGTCGTCCGGGATGTCGCGGTGGAACAGGTCCGACATGCTGTTGACGAACACGCGCCGAGTCCGGGCCCAGCGGATCGGCTGATCGAGCCGTTCCGGGCGTAGCGTCACCGCGAACCCCGCCGGGTACGCCTTGGTGCCGGCGAACCGGTGCGCGATCGTCTCGGCGTAGCAGTGGTCGCAGCCGGGCGACACCTTCGTGCAGCCGGTGACCGGATTCCATGAGGCATCGGTCCACTCGATGCTGGTGCGGTCACCCATCGTGCCGCTCCTCGGCAGCGGCGGTCACCACGGCCACCAGCCGACGACGGTGCCGAGTCCGATCGGGTGGACTCGCCACGGATCGAGCAGCTGCTCGAGCAGCGCGAGGATCGATGACGTTCATCGCTGCCCGCCTCGGTGGTCGAGGATCGCGGCGAGCACTTCGTGCGCGGCGATCGCGTCGGCGAGCGCGGTGTGCGCGTCGGCTTGGGCGGGGAGGTCCCAGAGTTCGCGGCAGCGCCGCAGGCTGGGGATGCCGTCGCCGAAGCCGTGGATCGCGGCAGTCGCGACCTCGACGTCGAGCAACCGGTAATGCCAGGGCGCGGCGGCGGTGAACTCGTAGTCGGCCTGGGCGAGGTAGCGGCGCAGGACGGTCGCGTCGTAGGCGGCGTTGGCGCCGGCGAGCGTCGCGCCGGCGAGCAGCTCGAACAGCTCGAGGTCCGCGGCGGCCGCATCCTCCGGGGGAACAGTTCGTTCGAACACCCGCCGCTCGTAGTAGCGGTTCACGGCAAGCGCGACCGGATCGGCGGCGGCGAGGACGTGCGGGTTCCACGGGGGCACGTACTCGACTACCTGCCCGCGGCGGGCGGGGGCGTCCGGCTTGTACTCGACGGCGGCGATCTCGAGCGGCACCGCGCGGTCCGGGTCGACGCTGGTCGTTTCGAGGTCGACGACCACGATCCGGCGTGCAGTCATCGGCGGATCACCCCGTGGTCGACGACGATCGGGTCGAGGTCGGAACGGGCAGCGTCGAGGTCGGCGAGTGCGTGCAGGTCACGCGCCAGACCGGCGGCCACCTTGGCGTCTTCGAGGTGGGCGGAGCGTTCCGGGCACGACAGCTGCACGGCCTTGTCGGCGTGGACCGCGGCGTGCAGACCGATCCGGGTGGCCGCACGGGTCGACGCGATCGCCATATCGGTAGCGACCGCGGCCCAGTCGTGGAGATCACCGTCCGGTACGAGCTGGTCGGAGCGAGGTGGGTGCATGGATAGACTCCTGGTTTGGTTCCGAAGGGACCCGGCCCGCCGTGGGGATGTCGCGCGACTCCACCCCGCGGCGGGTTCGCCTGTTCAGGCGTCGGGCGGGGTGACGGTGACGAGGTCGGCGACGGTGGTGCCGAGCAGTTCCGCGATGCGGGGGAGGTCGGAGAGGGCCCACTCGGTGGCCCCTCGGAGTCGCCTGGACACGGCTGTCTGGGTGAGGCCGAGTGCGTCGGCGATCGTTGTCTGTGCGAGCTTGGCGCGTGCTACCTCGGCGCGGATGTTCCCGGCCACCTGCTCGGCGTATGTCGGTGCGTCCACCGCCTGAGTATTCACGAGGCGCATTGTCAGGTAATTATCGCCTGAATCGTGGGATGCGTGTTCGGGTCGGGCGTGTCGACACAAGGCGACATCTGTCGGTATTAGTCGCGTAGGTGTTAATCTCGCGGCGTGAGCAGAGCATTCGAGGTAATGCCCGGTCGGGGCGAGCAGGACGAATCGGCGCCGCGGATCGGCAAGTCACGATCCGAGGCCGTCGCGCGGCGGATCCGGGAGCAGCTCGCTGGCCGCCGGATCAGCGCGTCGACGGTCGCGCGGCAGATCGGGATGACGCAGACGGCGATCAGCCGCCGGCTTGTCGGCCGGACCGACATGACGATCGACGAGATCGAGGCCATCTGCCGTGCGGCCGGGATCAGCTTCGAGTACGCGGTCCTCGGTCGCGGGGAGCCAGACGGGCCGGAGAGTGTGCGCCATCAGGGACTCGAACCCCGAACCCGCTGATTAAGAGTCAGCTGCTCTGCCAATTGAGCTAATGGCGCCTGCGCGTGCTCGTCGCCGAGACCGCGTAGCGGAATCAGACCATACATGTCGGCCGGACGGATGTGAAATCGATGGCGCCGGATGCGCTGGTGCTAACGCGCACGGCACTCTGGGAGATGTCCGATTCCAGAGGGAGACGCTCGTGTACCCGGCTTGCGCGGTCGGGGGACGGGCACAATTGGGGCAGCAGCCGCGGCGGTTCGGGTGGCGATTCGTTCGTCATCGGGGGCGGGGCGGGGGCCGGTACGTGAAAGTGAGCTCGACATGAAGCAGCGTCGCGTGTCCTGGACGCCGCGGAGATCGCTGACGGGTTTTCTTCCGGCAGTGTTGGCGGTGGTGCTGTTCGGCGCCGCGTGCACAGCCGGAAGTGATGCGCCGGTGACCGCGATCGACCCCAATCCGTTCACCGAGATGATCAAGCCGCGGGTGACCGCGAACTTCGTCGACGGAGCCGTCGGGGTATCGGTTGCCGAGCCGGTCACGGCGCAGGTCGAGGACGGTAAGTTCGCCCAGGTCACCGTGTTGAACCCGGAGGGTCGGCCGGTGCAGGGCGCGCTCGCTGCGGACGCCCTGTCCTGGGCGAGCACCGAGCCGCTCGGCTACAACAAGGAGTACCGACTGGTTGCCGAGTCGTTCGGCCTCGGTGGGCGCTCGACGACCGAGTTCCGGTTCACCACAAGTGCCCCGGCAAATCTGACCCAGCCCTACCTCAATGTCAGTGACAACGAGGTGGTCGGGATCGGCCAGCCGGTCGGCATACAGTTCGATGAGCCGATCGGCGACCGCAAGGCTGTCCAGGACGCGATCACGGTGGTTACCGAGCCGCAGGTCGACGGTGCCTTCTACTGGATCAGCCCGACCGAATTGCGTTGGCGACCGGAGAAGTTCTGGAATCCGGGCACGAAGGTTCGAGTGGACGTGAATGTCTACGGCAAGGACCTCGGTGGCGGGGTGTACGGAGCCCAGGACCTGCATACGAACTTCACGATCGGCGACGCGGTGGTGCTGACTGCCGACGACAACACGCTGCAGGTGGTGGTCGAGCGAAACGGCCAGGTGATCAATACGATGCCGACCTCGATGGGCAAGCCGGGTACGCCTACCGACAACGGGATCTATATCGTCGCCGACAAACATCAGCGGATCATCATGGACTCGTCGACGTACGGTGTTCCGGTCAACTCGCCGGACGGCTACAAGACGCCGGTCGACTGGGCGACCCGAATTTCCTACAGCGGCATCTTCTTCCATTCGGCGCCGTGGTCGATCGGGCAGCAGGGCTACTCGAACGCCAGCCACGGCTGCCTCAATCTCAGCCCGGACAATGCCATCTGGGTTTTCAACAACACCAAGCGCGGAGATATCACGATCGTGAAGAACAGTCAGGGCGGCACGTTGCCGGGAACCGATGGTCTCGGTGACTGGAACATTCCCTGGGATATCTGGAAGGTCGGTAACGCACAGCAGAGCTGACGATCATGCCAACTCGATATCGTTACTACACCGCCACCACTCTGGACGGCTTCCTTGCCGACGACAGCGACTCGCTGGACTGGCTGTTCGCCCACGACGTCGACGAGCAGGGTTTCCTCAACATAGGTGAGTTCATGGCGGGCGTCGGGGCCCTGGTGATGGGTGCGACGACCTACGAATGGGTGACCGGTCACCTGGCGGGCACCGGTGCGCCGTGGCCGTACGACGGCACGCCCACGTTCGTCTTCACCCACCGTGATCAGACACCGATTGCCGAGACGGTCGAGATCGTCACGGGTGCGCCCGCCGAGTGGCGAGCGGAGCTGGAAGAAGCCGCGGCCGGCCGGGACGTGTGGGTAGTCGGCGGCGGTGGTCTGGCCGCCGACTTCGCCGCCGCCGATATGCTCGACGAGATCTTGGTCTCGATTGC
Above is a genomic segment from Skermania piniformis containing:
- a CDS encoding L,D-transpeptidase produces the protein MKQRRVSWTPRRSLTGFLPAVLAVVLFGAACTAGSDAPVTAIDPNPFTEMIKPRVTANFVDGAVGVSVAEPVTAQVEDGKFAQVTVLNPEGRPVQGALAADALSWASTEPLGYNKEYRLVAESFGLGGRSTTEFRFTTSAPANLTQPYLNVSDNEVVGIGQPVGIQFDEPIGDRKAVQDAITVVTEPQVDGAFYWISPTELRWRPEKFWNPGTKVRVDVNVYGKDLGGGVYGAQDLHTNFTIGDAVVLTADDNTLQVVVERNGQVINTMPTSMGKPGTPTDNGIYIVADKHQRIIMDSSTYGVPVNSPDGYKTPVDWATRISYSGIFFHSAPWSIGQQGYSNASHGCLNLSPDNAIWVFNNTKRGDITIVKNSQGGTLPGTDGLGDWNIPWDIWKVGNAQQS
- a CDS encoding dihydrofolate reductase family protein is translated as MPTRYRYYTATTLDGFLADDSDSLDWLFAHDVDEQGFLNIGEFMAGVGALVMGATTYEWVTGHLAGTGAPWPYDGTPTFVFTHRDQTPIAETVEIVTGAPAEWRAELEEAAAGRDVWVVGGGGLAADFAAADMLDEILVSIAPVTLGAGRPLFGGPFELQLLEFGRNRDFLCARYAVIGPLDVIGKSATG
- a CDS encoding helix-turn-helix domain-containing protein; the protein is MSRAFEVMPGRGEQDESAPRIGKSRSEAVARRIREQLAGRRISASTVARQIGMTQTAISRRLVGRTDMTIDEIEAICRAAGISFEYAVLGRGEPDGPESVRHQGLEPRTR
- a CDS encoding helix-turn-helix domain-containing protein, which codes for MNTQAVDAPTYAEQVAGNIRAEVARAKLAQTTIADALGLTQTAVSRRLRGATEWALSDLPRIAELLGTTVADLVTVTPPDA
- a CDS encoding YqaJ viral recombinase family protein, which gives rise to MIEPGSTEHRRLISPSKVAAILGLSRWESAYRLWHRMKGLVPDEPDSDVFAAGHAYEPALAYLWCRENPGWQLSPGEVQVRADLGFPAVATLDRRGRRGRARRVVQFKTARDLSDWGDYFTDLDSAPADYAVQVLAEMHISGYTRLPAHLMVMGPYFRWHTYVIPYDPVVCMHIEQRCQQFWDSLQADDPPPLDDSTATYEAVRELHPDIDGSTAVIDPALAADWLDADRAEKDAKKRLTGLKTRVLEQMGNAQRGIASGLLAGVPNELKVARRQPSSRGSVSLYPETKTSTTDLRGLAK
- a CDS encoding 3'-5' exonuclease, which produces MTARRIVVVDLETTSVDPDRAVPLEIAAVEYKPDAPARRGQVVEYVPPWNPHVLAAADPVALAVNRYYERRVFERTVPPEDAAAADLELFELLAGATLAGANAAYDATVLRRYLAQADYEFTAAAPWHYRLLDVEVATAAIHGFGDGIPSLRRCRELWDLPAQADAHTALADAIAAHEVLAAILDHRGGQR
- a CDS encoding DUF5131 family protein; protein product: MGDRTSIEWTDASWNPVTGCTKVSPGCDHCYAETIAHRFAGTKAYPAGFAVTLRPERLDQPIRWARTRRVFVNSMSDLFHRDIPDDYIAQVWARMAASRRHTFQVLTKRPARMRALLRSANFVELVHRKWIERPQQPPSWRWPLPNVWGGVSVESQQWAENRIPILLDTPLAIRFVSAEPLLGPLDLAGWLHDSTCAYRAEDVCTCYPPYEDCIDWVIAGGESGTGARPMHPDWARSLRDQCATSRAAFHFKQWGEWYPGRVVADDTMSGGAYYTGSPVVGGQLAVSSPNVHDFGGGVGAYRIGKRLAGRELDGRTWDEYPPAVAR
- a CDS encoding recombinase RecT codes for the protein MTDPTTTTTDVREGATADPAADLLNPQPAAPVPAVREVSSELVIAPGQREFTPRQLAVLRQLGIEDASQEDVDLFFHRCQVTGLDPFSRQIYMIGRNTQVATYEPVNPDEPDGQKRKVVRWVTKYTIQTGIDGYRLNGQRAARKLGHPKPETKAWLWRGTETGWEDAWMGTEPPAAAKVTIVADGVEHTAVCMYAEYVQTVKVDGANRPNSMWSKMPANQIGKCTEAAAWRKAYPDDFADLVLEDAAHVVVDEDGVVQGVDTTPETGQRAPRRGTAGVRDALGITDPPSEAGEKPDNQQPGSSTSTQVRTLGQLLTKEGTPKGEWLTWLSGQVRRDITKPGDLSHAEAAELIQFLQAEQAKDAEKGHS
- a CDS encoding winged helix-turn-helix domain-containing protein, with protein sequence MDPSPEPIERFAWERVVRRVRMPKAHKYLGLVLATYADADGSSIRPGVDRLARVTDTSTATVKRGLAWLREAGFVERTRQGNRWAKSADEYRLTVPPDVLDMDILSVDED